The Humulus lupulus chromosome 4, drHumLupu1.1, whole genome shotgun sequence genome has a window encoding:
- the LOC133830739 gene encoding agamous-like MADS-box protein MADS2 isoform X2: MGRGRVELKRIENKINRQVTFAKRRNGLLKKAYELSVLCDAEVAVIIFSNRGKLYEFCSGSSMIKTLEKYKKYSYGALEATQPLIDSHENSYQEYLKLKARVEVLQRSQRNLLGEDLGPLNTNELEQLENQLEISLRQIRSMKTQCMLDQLNDLQHREEFLLEANKELRRKLEENSTQNPLRLTWEAAAEEHNNNAYTHLPSQTDQGFYQPLGTGYNSMGPDEINGGAPAQNMNGYMLGWML; the protein is encoded by the exons atggggaGAGGAAGAGTAGAGTTGAAGAGAATAGAGAACAAAATTAACAGGCAGGTCACATTTGCCAAGAGAAGAAATGGGCTTCTCAAGAAAGCTTATGAGCTCTCCGTTCTCTGTGATGCTGAGGTTGCCGTTATTATTTTCTCCAACCGTGGGAAGCTTTATGAGTTCTGTAGCGGCTCTAG CATGATAAAAACACTTGAAAAGTACAAGAAGTACAGTTATGGGGCACTGGAGGCTACGCAACCTTTAATTGACTCTCATGAG AACAGCTATCAGGAATATTTGAAGCTAAAAGCAAGAGTAGAGGTTCTGCAGCGATCTCAGAG AAACCTTCTTGGAGAAGATCTTGGTCCGTTGAACACAAATGAGCTTGAGCAGCTAGAGAATCAGCTAGAGATATCTTTGAGGCAAATTAGGTCAATGAAG ACCCAATGCATGCTTGATCAACTCAATGATCTTCAACACAGG GAAGAATTCCTACTTGAAGCTAACAAAGAGTTGAGAAGAAAG TTGGAAGAAAACAGTACTCAAAATCCACTTCGACTTACATGGGAAGCTGCAGCAGAGGAACACAATAACAATGCCTACACCCACCTTCCTTCTCAAACTGATCAAGGCTTCTATCAACCTCTGGGAACTgg ATACAATTCAATGGGCCCAGATGAAATTAATGGTGGAGCCCCGGCCCAAAATATGAACGGGTACATGCTTGGATGGATGCTTTGA
- the LOC133830739 gene encoding agamous-like MADS-box protein MADS2 isoform X1 yields the protein MGRGRVELKRIENKINRQVTFAKRRNGLLKKAYELSVLCDAEVAVIIFSNRGKLYEFCSGSSSMIKTLEKYKKYSYGALEATQPLIDSHENSYQEYLKLKARVEVLQRSQRNLLGEDLGPLNTNELEQLENQLEISLRQIRSMKTQCMLDQLNDLQHREEFLLEANKELRRKLEENSTQNPLRLTWEAAAEEHNNNAYTHLPSQTDQGFYQPLGTGYNSMGPDEINGGAPAQNMNGYMLGWML from the exons atggggaGAGGAAGAGTAGAGTTGAAGAGAATAGAGAACAAAATTAACAGGCAGGTCACATTTGCCAAGAGAAGAAATGGGCTTCTCAAGAAAGCTTATGAGCTCTCCGTTCTCTGTGATGCTGAGGTTGCCGTTATTATTTTCTCCAACCGTGGGAAGCTTTATGAGTTCTGTAGCGGCTCTAG TAGCATGATAAAAACACTTGAAAAGTACAAGAAGTACAGTTATGGGGCACTGGAGGCTACGCAACCTTTAATTGACTCTCATGAG AACAGCTATCAGGAATATTTGAAGCTAAAAGCAAGAGTAGAGGTTCTGCAGCGATCTCAGAG AAACCTTCTTGGAGAAGATCTTGGTCCGTTGAACACAAATGAGCTTGAGCAGCTAGAGAATCAGCTAGAGATATCTTTGAGGCAAATTAGGTCAATGAAG ACCCAATGCATGCTTGATCAACTCAATGATCTTCAACACAGG GAAGAATTCCTACTTGAAGCTAACAAAGAGTTGAGAAGAAAG TTGGAAGAAAACAGTACTCAAAATCCACTTCGACTTACATGGGAAGCTGCAGCAGAGGAACACAATAACAATGCCTACACCCACCTTCCTTCTCAAACTGATCAAGGCTTCTATCAACCTCTGGGAACTgg ATACAATTCAATGGGCCCAGATGAAATTAATGGTGGAGCCCCGGCCCAAAATATGAACGGGTACATGCTTGGATGGATGCTTTGA
- the LOC133832491 gene encoding uncharacterized protein LOC133832491, with amino-acid sequence MEANKFVLGGFKNWKIVNDGIIVLSYDIGFIEKQTYEQIENNRLRLQVTIDVVKWLALQACAFRGRDESKESINWRNFHEFLKLLASYNDKVASVVQENAPLNATYTLPTIQKEILYIFSNKVKKEIRQEIGDSKFCIIVDEALDVSKREQMTLVLRFVDKEGFIRERYFGVVHRNDELKEAQSVELATKITNDEIKSGTGLNQIGTLKRAGDTRWSSHLDSISSLLKMFNATCVVLSKIAKEKVSYSQRGDADFACNQLLSFELPKSIRDSGWDSFLMKVTSFCEQHQVDIPDLDAQYVARGGRSRNQQDKINLQELNSRFNEHLVELLVLSTAFDPRDGFKLFKIDDICKLAENFYPDDFSEQEVVRLRIELQHFVLDIPSHPELQNLSSIHELCQGLVKTRKAIMYPLIDRLLRLVLTLPVSTATTVRTFSIMKIIKTKL; translated from the exons ATGGAAGCAAACAAATTTGTTCTTGGAGGCTTTAAGAACTGGAAGATAGTCAACGATGGAATAATTGTGCTCTCTTATGACAT AGGTTTTATTGAAAAACAAACTTACGAGCAAATTGAGAATAATAGATTAAGACTTCAAGTTACAATTGATGTAGTCAAATGGCTTGCCCTTCAAGCTTGTGCCTTTCGAGGACGTGACGAAAGTAAAGAATCAATTAATTGGAGAAATTTTCATGAATTTCTGAAGCTATTGGCATCTTACAATGATAAG GTTGCAAGTGTTGTTCAAGAAAATGCTCCTTTAAATGCCACATATACATTGCCTACTATTCAAAAGGAGATTCTTTATATATTTTCCAACAAGGTCAAAAAAGAGATTCGTCAAGAAATTGGAGACTCAAAATTTTGCATCATAGTAGATGAAGCACTTGATGTGTCCAAAAGAGAGCAAATGACTCTTGTTTTGAGATTTGTAGATAAAGAAGGGTTCATTCGTGAACGATATTTTGGTGTTGTCCAT CGTAATGATGAATTAAAGGAGGCTCAATCTGTTGAACTTGCTACTAAGATTACAAATGATGAAATCAAATCAGGGACGGGGCTAAATCAAATTGGCACCTTAAAGCGAGCTGGAGATACTCGTTGGAGTTCTCATTTGGATTCTATTTCTAGCTTGCTCAAAATGTTTAATGCAACTTGTGTGGTTTTGAGTaaaattgcaaaagaaaaagTTTCATATTCTCAACGTGGAGATGCAGATTTTGCTTGCAATCAATTATTATCTTTTGA GCTACCTAAAAGCATTCGAGATTCAGGATGGGATTCTTTCCTCATGAAGGTTACATCATTTTGTGAGCAACATCAAGTTGATATCCCAGATTTGGACGCTCAATATGTTGCAAGGGGTGGAAGATCTCGAAATCAACAAGATAAGATTAAC TTGCAAGAATTAAACTCTAGATTCAATGAACATTTAGTAGAGTTGCTTGTACTGAGCACTGCTTTTGATCCTAGAGATGGATTTAAATTGTTCAAGATTGATGATATTTGCAAACTTGCAGAGAATTTCTATCCTGATGATTTCTCAGAGCAAGAAGTAGTACGTCTAAGAATTGAACTTCAACATTTTGTGCTTGACATTCCAAGTCATCCTGAATTACAGAATTTATCTAGTATTCATGAATTGTGTCAAGGCTTGGTGAAAACAAGGAAAGCAATTATGTATCCTCTTATTGACAGATTACTTAGGCTTGTTCTTACTCTTCCTGTATCAACAGCAACTACAGTACGAACATTTTCTATCATGAAAATTATCAAGACAAAGCTCTGA